A stretch of Aeromicrobium tamlense DNA encodes these proteins:
- a CDS encoding S8 family serine peptidase, with protein MTLRLRRPLTLVVPVVTSLALAGGAMTAVAQTEPAAEAPLNTTDAPQPARGIIVKLADDADTEVGDLTDEVAAELPDGVGVANSTEGASDLGVLDLSTQVDATDLDDAIEQLEDNPAVEWAVPNGVRLPSATANDPQYTNGRLWNLTGTWGVHANRAWDITTGSPSVRVGVLDTGALMGHPDLSGQFVAGRDFVDDEYDCMNASCSRYAYRRTYISANDRSSWDADPSDPGDGRTSSALCEYMGPDNSTWHGTHVAGTIAAKRNNGIGVVGIAPTVKIQPVRVLGRCGGTDWDIAMGILWASGANVTAYDGRRHGTVPVNRTPSKVINLSLGGYVPNTTQVRQLCQFYGQIASIARKRGSTIVAAAGNNGSNHAYNVPSVCPGFIAVAATDTNGNRASFSNYGRGIDVAAPGVNIMSTYNNGPQAPGSHTYAANQGTSMATPAVAATAALAYSVGITNPDVVERVLKATARRSANCTAAQCGSGVVSAYNVLMAKAPTSAPRISGAARVGRTLRATTGSWRNGATVRLTWYRGSKVVRYGTTYRVTKADLGKRVTVRATATNGSRAIFHQRSVVVKSKPKMAFSMPSKFSKSKKVKLRVKIKAPYVRATGTIRVYDGNKRIAVKKIYSKNKGKVTITLPKIKKKGKHRIRVIYSGSTKVSATKKSKVVRVR; from the coding sequence ATGACGCTGCGTCTGCGCCGTCCACTCACTCTCGTCGTCCCGGTCGTGACGTCGCTCGCCCTCGCCGGCGGCGCGATGACCGCGGTCGCCCAGACCGAGCCCGCGGCCGAGGCGCCGCTCAACACCACCGACGCGCCCCAGCCGGCGCGCGGCATCATCGTGAAGCTCGCCGACGACGCGGACACCGAGGTCGGTGACCTCACCGACGAGGTCGCCGCCGAGCTGCCCGACGGCGTCGGGGTCGCGAACTCGACCGAGGGCGCGAGCGACCTCGGCGTGCTCGACCTGTCGACGCAGGTGGACGCCACCGACCTCGACGACGCGATCGAGCAGCTGGAGGACAACCCGGCCGTCGAGTGGGCCGTGCCCAACGGCGTGCGCCTGCCGTCGGCCACCGCCAACGATCCGCAGTACACGAACGGTCGCCTGTGGAACCTGACCGGCACGTGGGGCGTCCACGCGAACCGCGCCTGGGACATCACGACCGGCTCGCCGAGCGTGCGCGTCGGCGTGCTGGACACCGGCGCGCTGATGGGTCACCCCGACCTCTCCGGCCAGTTCGTCGCCGGTCGCGACTTCGTCGACGACGAGTACGACTGCATGAACGCCTCGTGCTCGCGGTACGCGTACCGCCGCACGTACATCAGCGCCAACGACCGCAGCAGCTGGGACGCCGACCCGTCCGATCCCGGCGACGGCCGCACCAGCAGCGCGCTGTGCGAGTACATGGGCCCGGACAACAGCACGTGGCACGGCACGCACGTGGCCGGCACGATCGCCGCGAAGCGCAACAACGGCATCGGCGTCGTCGGCATCGCCCCGACCGTGAAGATCCAGCCCGTCCGCGTCCTGGGCCGCTGCGGCGGCACCGACTGGGACATCGCCATGGGCATCCTGTGGGCCTCGGGCGCCAACGTGACCGCGTACGACGGTCGCCGCCACGGCACCGTGCCGGTCAACCGCACCCCGTCGAAGGTCATCAACCTCTCGCTCGGCGGATACGTCCCCAACACCACGCAGGTGCGTCAGCTCTGCCAGTTCTACGGTCAGATCGCCTCGATCGCCCGCAAGCGTGGCTCGACGATCGTGGCCGCGGCCGGCAACAACGGCTCCAACCACGCCTACAACGTCCCGTCGGTCTGCCCCGGCTTCATCGCGGTCGCCGCCACGGACACCAACGGCAACCGCGCCTCGTTCTCGAACTACGGCCGCGGCATCGACGTCGCGGCTCCCGGCGTGAACATCATGTCCACGTACAACAACGGACCGCAGGCGCCGGGCAGCCACACGTATGCCGCGAACCAGGGCACCAGCATGGCCACGCCCGCCGTGGCCGCCACGGCCGCGCTGGCGTACTCGGTGGGCATCACGAACCCCGACGTCGTGGAGCGGGTCCTCAAGGCCACGGCTCGTCGTTCCGCCAACTGCACGGCCGCGCAGTGCGGCTCCGGTGTGGTCAGCGCCTACAACGTGCTGATGGCCAAGGCCCCCACGAGCGCCCCGCGCATCAGCGGCGCCGCCCGTGTTGGTCGCACCCTCCGCGCGACCACCGGATCGTGGCGCAACGGCGCGACCGTGCGCCTGACCTGGTACCGCGGCTCGAAGGTCGTCCGCTACGGCACGACCTACCGCGTGACGAAGGCCGACCTCGGCAAGCGCGTCACCGTGCGGGCCACCGCCACCAACGGCTCGCGCGCGATCTTCCACCAGCGCTCGGTCGTGGTGAAGTCGAAGCCGAAGATGGCGTTCTCGATGCCGTCGAAGTTCAGCAAGTCCAAGAAGGTCAAGCTGCGGGTCAAGATCAAGGCCCCCTACGTGCGCGCCACCGGCACGATCCGGGTCTACGACGGCAACAAGCGCATCGCCGTCAAGAAGATCTACTCCAAGAACAAGGGCAAGGTCACGATCACGCTGCCCAAGATCAAGAAGAAGGGCAAGCACCGCATCCGGGTGATCTACTCCGGCAGCACGAAGGTGAGCGCGACGAAGAAGAGCAAGGTCGTGCGCGTCCGCTGA